In one window of Senegalia massiliensis DNA:
- a CDS encoding radical SAM protein, whose protein sequence is MRYEGRVFRPPSEARSLIVQATIGCAHNKCTFCSMYKEKKFRIRKLDDILEDLNSAREYYKNIKRIFLADGDALILKTEDLLIILQHIKRIFPECERIGIYATPKDILNKSLNDLKVLKDNGLGIMYMGIESGNEDILNKITKGVDRKTMIKAGEKAKESGIKLSVTLISGLGGKDYIKEHAMDSAKVINEINPDYVGLLTLMMEEDTELYNDYIEGNFELLSPEEVMIETKLFIENLNVKNCVFRSNHASNYISLKGTLNDDKDRLLNEIDEALKEDIYKPEGLRGL, encoded by the coding sequence ATGAGATATGAAGGAAGAGTTTTTAGGCCCCCTAGTGAAGCTAGGAGTCTAATAGTACAGGCAACAATTGGTTGTGCTCATAATAAATGTACATTTTGCAGTATGTATAAGGAGAAAAAATTCAGAATAAGAAAATTAGATGATATATTAGAAGATTTAAATTCTGCAAGGGAATATTATAAAAATATAAAAAGAATATTTTTAGCTGATGGTGATGCTTTAATATTGAAAACAGAGGATTTATTAATTATTTTACAACATATAAAAAGGATATTTCCTGAATGTGAAAGGATAGGTATTTATGCTACACCTAAAGATATACTAAATAAAAGCTTAAATGATCTTAAAGTGTTGAAAGATAATGGATTAGGTATTATGTATATGGGGATAGAATCAGGAAATGAAGATATATTGAATAAAATTACTAAAGGTGTAGATAGAAAAACTATGATTAAAGCTGGAGAAAAAGCCAAGGAGTCTGGCATAAAATTATCAGTAACATTGATATCTGGTTTAGGTGGTAAAGATTATATCAAAGAACATGCTATGGATTCAGCTAAAGTAATAAATGAGATTAATCCTGATTATGTAGGGTTATTAACATTAATGATGGAAGAGGATACAGAATTATATAATGATTATATAGAAGGAAATTTTGAATTGTTATCTCCAGAGGAAGTTATGATAGAAACAAAATTATTTATAGAAAATCTTAATGTTAAAAATTGTGTATTCCGTTCAAATCATGCGTCAAATTATATTTCTCTTAAAGGAACATTAAATGATGATAAAGATAGATTGTTAAATGAAATTGATGAAGCATTAAAAGAAGATATTTATAAACCAGAGGGATTAAGAGGACTTTAG
- a CDS encoding ABC transporter permease, with protein sequence MRTFSTMLKNELKLSLRGMDMFIFAICMPLVVLIILGVIYGTKPAFNGAQYSFLEQSFGALTTIAICAGGVMGLPLVVSDYRSRKILKRFKVTPVSPAMILVVQAAIYTLYSIVSLLLLYAVAATFFDFQLLGSPFVFLGGYLLVMLSMFSIGMMVGGISPNTKIASAVASILYFPMLIFSGATLPYEIMPNTLQKIADVLPLTQGIKLLKAASLGLSIDDVIISIIIMIALAVICIAVSLKFFKWE encoded by the coding sequence ATGAGAACATTTAGTACAATGCTGAAAAATGAGTTGAAACTATCCCTACGTGGTATGGATATGTTTATTTTTGCTATTTGTATGCCACTTGTTGTTTTAATAATCTTGGGAGTGATATATGGAACTAAGCCCGCATTTAATGGTGCGCAATATAGTTTTTTAGAGCAATCTTTTGGGGCTTTAACCACTATCGCTATTTGTGCAGGAGGTGTTATGGGACTTCCATTGGTAGTCTCGGATTACAGAAGCAGAAAGATATTAAAGAGATTTAAGGTTACACCTGTAAGTCCCGCAATGATATTGGTAGTACAGGCTGCCATTTATACACTTTACTCTATTGTTTCATTGTTGTTACTTTATGCCGTTGCAGCAACTTTCTTTGATTTTCAGTTGCTTGGTTCTCCCTTTGTTTTCTTGGGTGGTTATTTGTTGGTAATGCTTTCAATGTTCAGTATTGGTATGATGGTAGGAGGTATTTCGCCGAATACCAAAATTGCAAGTGCTGTTGCAAGCATTTTATATTTTCCAATGCTCATTTTTTCAGGTGCAACTTTACCTTATGAGATAATGCCCAATACTTTGCAGAAAATAGCTGATGTACTGCCACTGACACAGGGGATAAAACTACTGAAAGCAGCTTCTTTAGGTTTATCCATTGATGATGTCATAATCTCTATAATTATTATGATAGCCCTTGCAGTAATTTGTATTGCAGTTTCCCTGAAGTTTTTCAAATGGGAATAG
- a CDS encoding MFS transporter gives MKKDKYENLLKHFYWGNFDTGVIFIFLSLFIWDKTENMITVAIAFSIPIIIDTLIDYFFSYLSDKKSRIKLIIIGNIGSSIFLSLYGFSISIYMLYGFIFLKSLFAKLYQSSLQPYIRENIEEHEYMEFIAKRNIKISVGASIGGFTLMFLYGFTQSLPLVFIVSGLIELYSTVYLLKLNDTKAHRKKTKEDLIDLDWIKYITLIYTIEGFAIALIMNRMIIYMHEFQKVSMQNVGLIFFIVYGISNIMASKLYKGFNKTSLKTMLIVSFVSQAILLTLFTIINQIYIVVAVWFFFELVSNITDIYSRDKINRSIFTNIGKKLSKFRITIALGNVLGQLVISKIWDGLGVSISFYFSSVVLIILSFIILFKNNKDFEKN, from the coding sequence TTGAAAAAAGATAAATATGAAAATTTATTAAAACATTTTTATTGGGGAAATTTTGATACGGGTGTCATCTTCATATTTCTTTCCCTTTTTATTTGGGATAAGACTGAAAACATGATAACTGTTGCAATAGCTTTTTCAATTCCTATTATTATTGATACACTTATTGATTATTTTTTTTCTTATTTAAGTGATAAAAAAAGCAGAATAAAGCTTATAATAATTGGTAATATAGGATCTTCAATATTTTTAAGTTTATATGGTTTTTCTATCAGCATATATATGCTATATGGATTTATTTTTTTAAAATCTTTATTTGCTAAACTGTATCAAAGTTCACTACAACCTTATATAAGAGAAAACATTGAAGAACACGAATACATGGAATTTATCGCAAAAAGAAACATAAAAATTAGTGTAGGAGCTTCAATCGGTGGATTTACTCTTATGTTTTTATATGGATTTACTCAGAGTCTTCCTTTAGTTTTTATTGTTTCAGGATTGATAGAATTATATTCCACAGTATATTTATTAAAACTTAATGATACAAAAGCTCACAGAAAGAAAACAAAGGAAGATTTAATAGATTTAGATTGGATAAAGTATATTACATTAATTTACACAATTGAGGGTTTTGCGATAGCTTTAATAATGAATAGAATGATTATATACATGCATGAATTTCAAAAAGTATCAATGCAAAATGTGGGTTTGATTTTTTTTATAGTATATGGGATCTCTAATATTATGGCATCTAAACTATATAAGGGCTTTAATAAAACATCATTAAAAACAATGCTAATAGTTTCATTTGTTTCTCAAGCAATATTATTAACTTTATTTACAATTATAAATCAAATATATATTGTTGTTGCTGTTTGGTTTTTCTTTGAGTTAGTATCTAATATAACTGACATCTATTCTAGAGATAAGATAAACCGTAGTATTTTTACAAATATAGGCAAAAAACTCTCTAAGTTTAGAATTACTATTGCCTTAGGCAATGTTTTAGGACAACTTGTAATAAGTAAAATTTGGGATGGATTAGGAGTTAGTATTAGTTTTTATTTTTCAAGTGTAGTTTTAATCATTTTATCATTTATTATTTTGTTTAAGAATAATAAAGACTTCGAAAAAAATTAA
- a CDS encoding MerR family transcriptional regulator: MKTYKTSEVAKIIGIHPNTVRFYEEWGLIPKADRKPNGYRVFTIFHIDQLKLARIAFKIEILQNGLRKKIVETIKASANGDFDKAISLAKEYLHLIHKEQKNTKEAINIAKQILYGKTSSDRLCLKRKEVSEYLNISIDKLRNWELNGLLSVKRKQNGYRFYTSVDIERLKIIRSLRCANYSLEAILRMLNAMSVNPQINMEKVLNTPKSDTDIISVCDKLILSLQEAAQNAELIIEILKDMKVKFNNPPY; the protein is encoded by the coding sequence TTGAAAACATACAAAACTTCGGAGGTTGCTAAAATAATTGGCATACACCCCAATACCGTTCGTTTTTATGAGGAATGGGGATTAATACCAAAAGCAGATCGTAAGCCCAATGGATATAGAGTTTTTACGATTTTTCATATTGATCAGCTAAAGCTTGCCAGAATTGCTTTTAAGATAGAGATCCTTCAAAATGGCTTAAGAAAAAAAATTGTAGAAACAATAAAAGCTTCGGCAAATGGGGACTTTGATAAAGCAATCTCTTTAGCGAAAGAGTATCTACATCTTATACACAAAGAACAGAAAAATACCAAGGAAGCAATCAATATAGCAAAACAGATTTTATACGGAAAAACCTCATCTGATAGGTTGTGTTTGAAACGCAAAGAGGTTTCTGAGTATTTGAATATTTCTATAGATAAACTACGAAATTGGGAATTAAATGGTCTATTGTCCGTTAAGCGAAAACAAAATGGCTACCGTTTTTATACAAGCGTGGATATTGAAAGGCTAAAAATAATACGGTCACTCCGATGTGCCAATTATTCATTAGAAGCTATATTGAGAATGCTCAATGCTATGTCTGTAAATCCACAGATAAATATGGAGAAAGTATTGAATACTCCTAAAAGTGATACTGACATTATTTCTGTGTGTGATAAGTTGATTCTATCTTTACAGGAAGCAGCCCAAAATGCGGAATTGATAATAGAAATCCTAAAGGATATGAAAGTTAAATTTAATAACCCTCCATATTAA
- a CDS encoding DUF881 domain-containing protein has protein sequence MKNLFSKSLIITVCVILGIIIAIQYKTVNTLVGPNFIPSQKNKELVNELSNLEKEKESLMNELKNLENEIRKHESKISKESDYVKELSKELDKYKMFTGYKEVEGKGVEIVINNPNSQDSYEYPISIEEDYDFILKIINDLNGTGIEAIAINDLRHTLFSKMIKVGEDLSFNSKPISAPIKIKAIGSLGDIQSVLTLSNGTIDKMESYGFEIEITEYDNIKIPRYFEIREFKYAKPVSYKKE, from the coding sequence ATGAAAAATCTGTTCTCTAAGTCCTTAATAATTACAGTATGCGTAATACTTGGTATAATAATTGCTATTCAGTATAAAACGGTAAATACCTTAGTAGGACCTAATTTCATACCGAGTCAAAAAAATAAAGAATTAGTAAATGAACTCTCAAATTTAGAAAAAGAAAAAGAGTCATTAATGAATGAACTTAAAAATTTGGAGAATGAAATTAGAAAACATGAATCTAAAATATCTAAAGAAAGTGACTATGTGAAAGAACTTTCTAAAGAACTTGATAAATATAAGATGTTTACAGGGTATAAAGAAGTAGAAGGTAAAGGTGTAGAGATAGTTATAAATAATCCAAATTCTCAAGACTCTTATGAATATCCTATTTCTATAGAAGAAGATTATGATTTTATTCTAAAGATAATTAACGATCTTAACGGGACAGGTATAGAAGCTATAGCTATAAATGATCTTAGACATACATTATTTTCAAAAATGATAAAGGTAGGAGAAGATCTAAGCTTCAACAGTAAACCAATAAGTGCACCAATTAAAATAAAGGCTATAGGGTCTTTAGGTGATATTCAATCAGTATTAACGTTGTCTAATGGAACTATAGATAAAATGGAAAGTTATGGTTTTGAAATAGAAATAACTGAATATGACAATATTAAAATTCCTAGATATTTTGAAATTAGAGAATTTAAATATGCAAAGCCTGTATCTTACAAAAAAGAGTAA
- a CDS encoding ABC transporter ATP-binding protein, protein MKEIIKVKQLSKSYNGLIAIQNLDLSVQYGTVFGLLGANGAGKSTTIECILGTKKPDTGEISILEMNPFLQRKQLFENVGVQFQEANYQDKITVAELCEVTQSLYKNTVDYRELLKQFGISDKTKSMVKELSGGQRQKLFIVLALIPNPKVVFLDELTTGLDARARREVWKILYDLKSKGLTIFLTSHFMDEVELLCDKICILKKGQVIFHGTVKEAVSASPFEKFEDAYLWYSDEEVMDNENI, encoded by the coding sequence ATGAAAGAAATCATTAAAGTAAAGCAGCTATCCAAATCTTATAACGGTTTAATAGCAATCCAAAACTTGGATTTGTCAGTACAGTACGGTACGGTATTTGGGCTGCTTGGTGCAAACGGTGCAGGAAAAAGTACTACAATCGAATGTATATTAGGTACAAAGAAACCTGATACAGGAGAAATATCAATTTTAGAAATGAATCCCTTCCTTCAAAGAAAACAACTTTTTGAAAATGTGGGTGTTCAGTTTCAAGAAGCAAATTATCAAGATAAGATTACTGTAGCTGAGCTATGTGAGGTCACACAGTCACTCTACAAAAATACTGTAGATTATCGAGAATTGCTGAAGCAGTTTGGAATATCTGACAAAACCAAAAGTATGGTCAAAGAACTTTCTGGCGGTCAGCGTCAAAAATTATTTATTGTTTTAGCACTAATACCAAATCCTAAAGTGGTATTTTTAGATGAACTGACCACAGGACTTGATGCTAGAGCAAGACGAGAGGTATGGAAAATTCTATATGATTTAAAATCAAAAGGTTTGACTATTTTCTTAACCTCTCACTTTATGGACGAAGTTGAGCTATTGTGTGATAAAATCTGCATATTGAAAAAAGGACAGGTGATATTTCATGGAACAGTAAAGGAAGCAGTTTCCGCAAGTCCTTTTGAAAAATTTGAAGATGCTTATTTATGGTATTCAGACGAGGAGGTAATGGACAATGAGAACATTTAG